Proteins from a genomic interval of Oncorhynchus kisutch isolate 150728-3 linkage group LG28, Okis_V2, whole genome shotgun sequence:
- the LOC109872782 gene encoding CREB/ATF bZIP transcription factor: MITRRRGRSDITDVEVHSSTCPFDVEVTDFVEMIENIKTSPSEEIRSENGDSTVGLELDDLFGIDELNWTFEKDAVSPLFDIGLTEIGVGDTTDQDFWIGTSSRTPSPEGVSAVQKRKGRDDPSGHMINKNAVAARINRLKKKEYVNGLENKVGSLSSENRILKQENAQLNKRVEELEDETRYLRAVLANESMLAQLLSRLSGVNGMKLSSSLFQGSNKNDDHDYALPRKRVKVEEKETSGGVCLHVDKNNVSVEFCTKCAESASASLKIFLLGDDCSTMLDEWVTERPCLLGSMWILLFGKLKRRDPLLPTWPGIFLKVV; encoded by the exons ATGATCACCAGACGAAGAGGTCGTTCAGACATCACCGATGTGGAGGTGCACTCTTCAACTTGTCCTTTTGATGTTGAAGTCACTGACTTTGTTGAAATGATAGAAAATATTAAAACGAGTCCCTCTGAAGAAATTAGGTCAGAGAATGGGGATAGTACAGTTGGATTAGAGCTGGATGATTTATTTGGAATCGACGAGTTAAACTGGACATTTGAGAAGGATGCAGTCTCCCCTCTTTTTGACATTGGATTGACCGAAATAGGTGTGGGTGACACAACAGATCAAGATTTTTGGATTGGCACGTCCAGCAGGACCCCATCGCCCGAAGGAGTGTCTGCTGTTCAGAAAAGGAAGGGGAGAGATGACCCGTCTGGGCACATGATCAACAAAAACGCTGTCGCTGCGCGAATTAATCGTCTGAAAAAGAAGGAATACGTGAACGGGCTGGAAAATAAAGTTGGGTCTCTGTCGTCAGAAAACCGCATACTCAAACAGGAAAACGCCCAATTGAATAAGAGGGTAGAAGAGTTGGAAGATGAGACGAGGTACCTGAGAGCTGTGTTGGCCAACGAGAGCATGTTAGCCCAGCTGTTGTCAAGGCTGAGCGGTGTGAACGGCATGAAATTATCTTCCTCGCTTTTCCAGGGGTCCAACAAGAATGACGACCACGATTATGCCTTGCCGCGGAAACGTGTGAAGGTGGAGGAAAAGGAGACTTCTGGTGGCGTCTGTCTGCACGTGGACAAGAACAACGTCTCAGTGGAGTTCTGCACTAAGTGTGCAGAGAGTGCAAGCGCATCACTCAAAAT TTTTCTTCTAGGTGATGATTGTTCTACCATGCTGGATGAATGGGTTACAGAACGTCCCTGTCTGCTTGGCTCCATG TGGATTCTGCTGTTCGGGAAGCTGAAGAGGCGGGACCCGCTGCTGCCAACTTGGCCTggtatttttttaaaggtagtaTAA